A single Roseofilum casamattae BLCC-M143 DNA region contains:
- a CDS encoding DUF4277 domain-containing protein, whose amino-acid sequence MSVEISNIDHLGLVAGIIDSIGMEGKINEILGEQRGEKISAGQVVKGMILNGLGLVSSPLYLFSKFFQGKAIEHLIGPG is encoded by the coding sequence ATGTCAGTAGAAATAAGTAATATAGACCATTTAGGATTGGTAGCAGGCATCATTGATTCTATTGGAATGGAAGGAAAAATTAATGAAATCCTAGGTGAGCAAAGAGGGGAAAAAATCAGTGCCGGTCAAGTAGTCAAAGGGATGATCTTAAATGGACTAGGATTAGTGTCATCTCCTTTATATTTATTTAGCAAGTTCTTTCAAGGAAAAGCCATAGAGCATTTAATTGGGCCCGG